Proteins encoded by one window of Hyphomicrobium nitrativorans NL23:
- a CDS encoding UbiA family prenyltransferase, with translation MRAIVALVRLARVSNLPTVWSNVLAASVLAGGLASPSLAMVLVAMSALYSGGMILNDAFDREIDARERPERPLPAGDAAPATAWAVGLALLALGVAMLASFGGRSASAAVALAGAILIYDAWHKGYAFAPLVMGLCRALVYIATVLAAGAALSAPVIAAALALLAYVAGLSLVARGAGARSAVPHWPVLLLLLPIGVALASGEVNSLSLLMAAGAAAVIILAVGGLRSGAAERRERSVGLLIAAIALVDGVVSAAHGNATMAMICVGLFALTLALQRIVPGT, from the coding sequence GTGAGGGCCATCGTGGCGCTCGTGCGCCTTGCTCGTGTTTCCAACCTGCCGACCGTCTGGAGCAACGTGCTCGCGGCGTCCGTTCTCGCTGGCGGCCTCGCGAGCCCGAGTCTGGCCATGGTGCTCGTCGCCATGTCCGCGCTTTACTCCGGCGGCATGATCCTCAACGACGCCTTCGACCGCGAAATCGATGCGCGCGAGCGGCCCGAACGTCCGCTGCCCGCGGGCGATGCCGCGCCCGCCACTGCGTGGGCCGTGGGGCTTGCTTTGCTCGCGCTGGGCGTGGCCATGCTGGCAAGCTTCGGCGGCAGGAGCGCAAGCGCGGCGGTGGCGCTCGCGGGCGCAATTCTGATCTACGATGCGTGGCACAAGGGCTATGCGTTCGCGCCGCTGGTGATGGGGCTTTGCCGCGCGCTCGTCTACATCGCGACGGTGCTGGCGGCAGGGGCCGCTCTCTCTGCGCCCGTGATCGCGGCGGCTCTCGCGCTCCTGGCCTATGTCGCGGGATTGAGCCTCGTCGCCCGCGGCGCAGGCGCGCGTTCCGCGGTGCCGCACTGGCCGGTCCTGCTCCTCTTGCTCCCGATCGGCGTCGCGCTCGCCAGCGGCGAGGTTAATTCCTTGAGCCTGCTCATGGCGGCTGGCGCGGCTGCGGTTATTATCCTGGCTGTGGGCGGTCTGAGATCGGGCGCGGCGGAGCGGCGCGAGCGTTCGGTCGGGCTTCTGATCGCGGCCATCGCCCTCGTCGATGGCGTCGTGTCAGCAGCCCACGGCAACGCGACGATGGCGATGATCTGTGTTGGGCTGTTCGCCCTGACATTGGCGTTGCAGCGCATCGTTCCAGGCACGTGA
- the eboE gene encoding metabolite traffic protein EboE yields MQLALPGNPHLTYCTNIHAGETWSEIETALCDALPRVKAGISPDRAMGVGLRLSAQAAGELAAPALRERFKRFLRIHDLYVFTINAFPYGNFHGARVKERVYEPDWRTPERLGFTCRVADLLADLAPDGMDASISTVPGGFRTNIAAPADIARVAEGYARTAAHLDGIRLRTGKTITLAIEPEPACFMETTQEAVRFIEEYLLRGPAADLFARLAGASPHDADARLRRHVGLCFDVCHSAVAFEDTIPMLDAVHAAGITVAKLQLSSALRTTGEAAHFERLLGRFDDGIYLHQTVERNGEAITRHLDLPDAFGAARRGEAGGEWRVHCHVPVFLDRFEALEATQQNLRDALALCRRRAVSPHLEVETYTWSVLPDAVKSPELVGDIVRELAWVRTELGA; encoded by the coding sequence ATGCAGCTTGCGCTTCCCGGCAACCCCCACCTCACGTACTGCACGAATATTCACGCCGGAGAGACCTGGAGCGAGATTGAAACGGCGCTTTGCGATGCGCTCCCGCGCGTCAAGGCTGGCATATCGCCCGACCGTGCGATGGGCGTGGGCCTCAGGCTATCGGCGCAGGCGGCAGGAGAACTGGCGGCACCCGCGCTGCGGGAACGCTTCAAGCGCTTTCTGCGCATCCACGATCTCTACGTCTTCACCATCAATGCCTTTCCCTACGGAAATTTCCACGGCGCCCGCGTCAAGGAGCGGGTCTACGAGCCGGATTGGCGCACGCCCGAACGGCTCGGCTTCACCTGCCGCGTCGCGGACCTCCTGGCCGATCTCGCACCCGATGGCATGGACGCCAGCATCAGCACCGTCCCGGGTGGCTTTCGCACTAACATCGCGGCGCCCGCCGACATCGCGCGCGTTGCCGAGGGATATGCGCGCACCGCAGCCCACCTCGACGGTATCCGTCTGCGGACAGGAAAAACGATCACGCTCGCCATCGAGCCGGAGCCCGCGTGCTTCATGGAGACGACGCAAGAGGCGGTGCGTTTCATCGAGGAGTATCTCTTGCGCGGCCCGGCGGCAGATCTGTTCGCACGCCTCGCAGGGGCTTCTCCGCACGATGCCGACGCGCGTCTCCGCCGGCACGTCGGCCTCTGTTTCGACGTCTGCCATTCGGCCGTGGCGTTCGAGGACACGATCCCAATGCTCGATGCGGTCCACGCTGCGGGCATTACGGTCGCGAAGCTTCAACTCAGCTCCGCGCTTCGTACGACCGGAGAGGCGGCGCACTTCGAGCGGCTGCTCGGACGCTTCGACGATGGCATTTATCTGCACCAGACGGTGGAGCGGAACGGCGAGGCGATCACGCGCCATCTCGATCTTCCAGACGCGTTCGGCGCGGCCCGCCGTGGCGAAGCGGGCGGAGAATGGCGCGTGCATTGTCATGTGCCGGTCTTCCTCGATCGCTTCGAGGCGCTGGAAGCCACACAGCAGAACCTCCGCGACGCGTTGGCGCTCTGCCGCCGGCGTGCGGTCTCGCCTCATCTGGAAGTGGAGACCTACACCTGGAGCGTGCTTCCCGACGCGGTGAAATCGCCGGAGCTTGTTGGCGACATCGTCCGCGAGCTTGCCTGGGTGCGGACGGAGCTCGGCGCGTGA
- a CDS encoding EboA domain-containing protein, with protein sequence MTAFPSQTIEAEKAMQLLNAWLAPRLTSDAAAWLASQLAIIASGEKPMQLAIAVGLAPRKVGKTDLDLTTDEAEAGRTVREGLDATGWSVDQAARILLALASHRGDDEQFVVSLDRVLAAAEIGEQIALLRGLPLYPAPQRILHRAAEGVRSAMQPIFEAVAHRNPYPREQFSEAQWNQMVVKALFIESRLCPIQGLDARRNPDLARMLIDYAAERRAAGRAISPELWRCVAPFAGEAEVATLGDILRAGTDAERKGAALALNDCPVPSARAALATAPELAETVQSGRVFWDNIA encoded by the coding sequence ATGACGGCATTTCCTTCTCAGACCATCGAAGCCGAAAAGGCCATGCAACTGCTTAACGCGTGGCTCGCGCCACGCCTGACGTCCGACGCCGCCGCGTGGCTCGCTTCCCAGCTTGCGATCATCGCGTCGGGAGAAAAACCGATGCAACTGGCCATCGCCGTCGGTCTCGCACCGCGCAAGGTCGGCAAGACCGATCTCGACCTCACGACGGACGAGGCCGAGGCGGGACGCACTGTGCGTGAAGGTCTCGACGCCACGGGCTGGAGCGTCGATCAGGCGGCGCGCATTCTGCTCGCGCTTGCAAGCCATCGCGGCGACGACGAGCAATTCGTAGTGAGCCTCGACCGTGTTCTCGCTGCTGCGGAAATCGGCGAGCAGATCGCGCTTCTGCGCGGCCTTCCGCTCTATCCGGCTCCGCAACGCATCTTGCATCGCGCCGCCGAGGGCGTGCGCTCGGCGATGCAGCCCATCTTCGAAGCGGTTGCGCATCGCAATCCCTATCCTCGCGAGCAGTTCAGCGAGGCGCAGTGGAACCAGATGGTCGTCAAAGCCCTGTTCATCGAAAGCCGTCTCTGCCCGATCCAAGGGCTCGACGCGCGCCGCAATCCGGATCTCGCGCGGATGCTGATAGACTACGCCGCCGAGCGCCGCGCCGCGGGCCGCGCGATCTCGCCGGAGTTGTGGCGCTGCGTGGCGCCCTTCGCGGGTGAAGCGGAAGTCGCAACGCTTGGCGACATTCTTCGTGCCGGAACCGACGCCGAACGCAAAGGCGCAGCCCTCGCGCTCAACGATTGCCCCGTGCCGTCGGCGCGTGCCGCACTCGCCACCGCACCGGAACTCGCAGAGACGGTCCAATCCGGCCGCGTGTTCTGGGACAATATAGCCTGA